In Oncorhynchus keta strain PuntledgeMale-10-30-2019 chromosome 19, Oket_V2, whole genome shotgun sequence, a single genomic region encodes these proteins:
- the LOC118398789 gene encoding insulinoma-associated protein 1a-like, protein MPRGFLVKRNKKPNPMSYRVRSDEVEQGQQIQAFASSPERADAASLLCEASATAAAPGQDAKPVQFGNPEALYQVLYSPTRPASKDHEQGYLERHFNLGSPVSAESFPTPASHTTLDPLFAPVDLKIGTSNCNRTGTTTNPNLPAVTGNGTKRPSSDTERKNKPPSKKNKAIKKLHFEDEMTTSPVLGLKIKEAPVDQKPRPQPAAGDKPLGEFVCQLCREAYGDPFALAQHKCSRIVRIEYRCPECDKVFSCPANLASHRRWHKPKPQNNASMSGAQHIKSESDKMCALDKAVSDEIKGRSDRDTPSPGLSESGSVGSEEGLYDCHHCGKKFKRQAYLRKHIISQHATASHNTSSEVHDAYPLSQNEGKPSDKTPSHAPLNLSSSGCHLCPVCGEDFPNRVNQERHIRLLHSSQVYPCKYCPAMFYSSPGLTRHINKCHPSENRQVILLQMPVRPAC, encoded by the coding sequence ATGCCAAGAGGATTTTTAGTGAAAAGGAACAAGAAACCAAACCCTATGTCTTACAGGGTCCGCTCTGATGAGGTGGAGCAGGGACAACAAATACAAGCTTTCGCATCCTCCCCTGAGCGCGCAGATGCAGCATCCCTGCTCTGCGAGGCAtcagcaacagcagcagcccCCGGACAAGATGCTAAACCTGTTCAGTTTGGGAACCCGGAGGCATTGTACCAGGTTCTCTACAGCCCCACCCGGCCGGCCAGTAAAGACCATGAACAAGGATATTTAGAGAGACATTTCAATCTCGGCTCACCGGTGTCTGCTGAATCCTTTCCCACACCTGCATCGCATACCACTTTAGATCCCCTCTTTGCCCCCGTGGACCTAAAAATCGGTACTAGCAACTGCAATCGGACCGGGACAACCACGAACCCAAATCTACCCGCTGTCACCGGGAATGGCACCAAAAGGCCTTCAAGCGACACCGAGCGTAAAAACAAGCCTCCATCAAAAAAAAACAAAGCTATCAAGAAACTACATTTCGAAGACGAGATGACCACATCACCCGTGCTTGGGCTCAAAATTAAAGAGGCTCCCGTCGACCAAAAACCCAGACCACAGCCGGCAGCAGGTGACAAGCCTCTCGGTGAGTTCGTCTGTCAACTGTGCAGAGAAGCATATGGCGACCCCTTCGCGTTGGCCCAACATAAGTGTTCCAGGATAGTGAGGATTGAGTACAGATGCCCTGAATGTGATAAGGTTTTCAGCTGCCCGGCAAACCTAGCCTCCCACAGGCGCTGGCACAAACCAAAACCTCAAAATAACGCGTCAATGTCTGGTGCACAACATATTAAATCAGAGAGTGATAAGATGTGCGCGCTCGACAAGGCTGTGTCTGATGAAATAAAGGGCCGGAGTGATAGAGACACACCCAGCCCCGGGCTGTCAGAGTCGGGATCAGTTGGATCAGAGGAGGGTCTCTATGATTGTCATCACTGTGGGAAAAAGTTTAAACGCCAGGCATACCTAAGAAAGCACATAATATCTCAACATGCCACAGCTTCCCACAATACCAGCAGTGAGGTCCACGATGCCTATCCCTTATCCCAAAACGAAGGAAAACCGAGTGACAAAACTCCAAGCCACGCACCATTGAATCTGAGTTCCTCAGGGTGCCACCTGTGCCCTGTTTGTGGAGAGGACTTTCCCAACAGAGTCAACCAGGAGAGGCACATCCGTCTCCTCCACTCCTCGCAGGTCTACCCATGCAAAtactgccctgccatgttctacAGTTCTCCGGGACTTACACGGCACATCAACAAATGTCATCCCTCAGAAAACAGGCAGGTTATACTCCTTCAGATGCCTGTGCGACCAGCCTGTTAA